In a single window of the Nocardioides massiliensis genome:
- a CDS encoding MEMO1 family protein — protein MSTVVGGVAASHSTLMNTHWEEVDHLPEAHRFRDGLHAARDFLAERRPDTIVVIGSNHFRGLFLDLMPSITVGVAEVNGAGEAGTPAGPLPVDTQLAKSLVDGLVDDGFDPAFSLRLTVDHGITHSLQHLVPELDVPIVPVVLNMFAPPLIPLPRAQAIGKSLRRVIEADGADKRVAVIASGGLSHRLPWPDWADALSEDDQFLVEAWLNGREQWKEFEVRRRQIIRAAKADINPAFDQDFLAQLEAGDLSRTLELTNAEVEDVAGNGAQEIRSWIAMAAAVGGRGRTLAYSAVDEWLTGMGVAVVEPA, from the coding sequence ATGAGCACGGTGGTTGGCGGCGTCGCCGCATCCCACAGCACCCTGATGAACACCCATTGGGAGGAAGTCGACCACCTGCCGGAGGCGCACCGCTTCCGCGATGGTCTGCACGCGGCACGCGACTTCCTGGCAGAGCGCCGACCCGACACCATCGTCGTGATCGGCTCCAACCACTTCCGGGGTCTCTTCCTGGACCTGATGCCCTCGATCACGGTGGGCGTCGCGGAGGTCAACGGCGCGGGCGAGGCCGGTACGCCGGCAGGGCCGCTGCCCGTCGACACCCAGCTCGCCAAGAGCCTGGTGGACGGACTGGTCGACGACGGTTTCGACCCGGCGTTCTCGCTGCGCCTCACTGTGGACCACGGGATCACCCACAGTCTCCAGCACCTGGTGCCCGAGCTGGACGTGCCGATCGTCCCGGTCGTCCTCAACATGTTCGCTCCCCCGCTGATCCCGCTCCCGCGGGCGCAGGCGATCGGGAAGTCACTGCGCAGGGTGATCGAGGCCGACGGTGCGGACAAGCGGGTCGCCGTCATCGCGTCCGGCGGGTTGTCCCATCGCCTGCCGTGGCCCGACTGGGCGGACGCGCTCTCGGAGGACGACCAGTTCCTGGTCGAGGCCTGGCTCAACGGCCGCGAGCAGTGGAAGGAGTTCGAGGTACGGCGCCGGCAGATCATTCGCGCGGCGAAGGCCGACATCAACCCGGCGTTCGACCAGGACTTCCTGGCCCAGCTCGAAGCCGGCGATCTCTCCCGCACGCTCGAGCTCACCAACGCCGAGGTGGAGGACGTCGCAGGCAACGGCGCTCAGGAGATCCGATCCTGGATCGCCATGGCAGCCGCTGTCGGCGGCCGCGGCCGCACTCTCGCCTACTCCGCCGTCGACGAGTGGCTCACCGGCATGGGTGTGGCCGTCGTCGAACCCGCCTGA
- a CDS encoding IclR family transcriptional regulator — protein MTRNTPSRDQANMLEKCLRILQAYRSGDMHLRLADLAQRTGMPKSTVHRLAHVLIEHRLLSHDEQGYQLGIALFELSSLVPVEQQLRLAALPFLQDLFMATHETVHLGVREGVDVVYVEKIHGHSDLGLPSRVGGRLPLNCTGIGKALLAFSSDEVRADYLARPLRRITDKSVTDPARLSRELSEVRATGLAFEREEATIGRECVAAPVLVQGEVVAAMSISVPVSAYRMPHLAAAVKTSALGLSRYLRNAQEVLENGTRSVSREADSPRGERVVTMRMT, from the coding sequence GTGACGCGGAACACACCCTCGCGCGACCAGGCGAACATGCTCGAGAAGTGCCTCCGCATCCTCCAGGCCTATCGGAGTGGGGACATGCACTTGAGGCTGGCCGACCTCGCCCAGCGGACGGGGATGCCGAAGTCGACGGTGCACCGCCTGGCCCACGTGCTGATCGAGCACCGGCTGCTCTCCCACGACGAGCAGGGCTACCAGCTGGGGATCGCGCTGTTCGAGCTGAGCAGCCTCGTCCCGGTCGAGCAACAGCTCCGGTTGGCGGCACTGCCGTTCCTTCAGGACCTGTTCATGGCCACGCACGAAACGGTCCACCTCGGTGTGCGCGAGGGAGTCGACGTGGTCTACGTCGAGAAGATCCACGGGCACTCCGACCTCGGTCTGCCCTCCCGGGTCGGCGGACGCCTTCCGCTCAACTGCACCGGCATCGGCAAGGCACTGCTCGCCTTCAGCAGCGACGAGGTGCGGGCGGACTACCTGGCACGACCATTGCGCCGCATCACCGACAAGTCCGTCACCGACCCGGCCCGGCTCAGTCGTGAGCTGTCGGAGGTGCGCGCGACGGGCCTCGCCTTCGAACGCGAGGAGGCGACGATCGGACGCGAGTGCGTCGCCGCCCCCGTCCTCGTGCAGGGCGAGGTGGTTGCGGCGATGTCGATCTCCGTCCCGGTCTCGGCCTACCGCATGCCGCACCTCGCGGCGGCGGTGAAGACATCCGCGCTCGGCCTGTCGCGCTACCTGCGCAATGCCCAGGAGGTGTTGGAGAACGGGACTCGTTCCGTCTCACGGGAAGCGGACTCCCCCAGGGGTGAACGGGTCGTCACCATGCGTATGACCTGA
- a CDS encoding ABC transporter ATP-binding protein gives MSAPTITPPTGGNHVASARRILEVEDLRKRYTESGPLVCDGLTFNVEEGEFVAIIGPSGCGKSTLLRMMAGLLPPTSGTVQLNGRKISGPPPEMALVFQDYTRSLYPWLTVEKNVRFPLAGNKKMDKQEKANRVRDALSSVGLSGFESYHPGQLSGGMQQRVAIARALAFQPQILLLDEPFASVDALTKEGLEDTLLDVRDRLRESGNTMLMVTHDIDEAIYLADRIVILSKPPCLVAEELRVELPQPRSQVATRSHPEFLRIRAYIHDVMGLTQQRQAVPGH, from the coding sequence ATGAGTGCACCAACCATTACTCCGCCGACCGGGGGCAACCATGTCGCCTCGGCTCGTCGCATCCTCGAGGTGGAGGACCTGCGCAAGCGGTACACCGAGTCGGGCCCCCTCGTCTGTGACGGCTTGACCTTCAACGTCGAGGAGGGGGAGTTCGTCGCGATCATCGGCCCCTCCGGCTGCGGCAAGTCCACCCTGCTCCGGATGATGGCGGGGCTGTTGCCGCCGACCTCGGGGACGGTCCAGCTGAACGGGCGCAAGATCTCGGGGCCGCCGCCGGAGATGGCCCTGGTCTTCCAGGACTACACGCGCTCGCTCTACCCCTGGCTCACGGTTGAGAAGAACGTTCGCTTCCCGTTGGCCGGCAACAAGAAGATGGACAAGCAGGAGAAGGCGAACCGGGTCCGCGACGCGCTCTCGAGTGTCGGCCTCAGCGGCTTCGAGAGCTACCACCCCGGGCAGCTCTCCGGAGGGATGCAGCAGCGCGTGGCGATCGCTCGCGCGCTGGCGTTCCAGCCCCAGATCCTCCTGCTCGACGAGCCCTTCGCCTCCGTCGACGCCCTCACCAAGGAGGGGCTCGAGGACACCCTGCTCGACGTGCGCGACCGCCTGCGGGAGTCCGGCAACACGATGCTGATGGTGACCCACGACATCGACGAGGCGATCTACCTCGCCGACCGGATCGTGATCCTCAGCAAGCCGCCGTGTCTCGTCGCCGAGGAGCTGCGCGTCGAGCTGCCGCAACCGCGCAGCCAGGTGGCCACGCGCAGTCACCCCGAGTTCCTGCGCATCCGCGCCTACATCCACGACGTCATGGGCCTCACGCAGCAGCGCCAGGCCGTTCCCGGGCACTGA
- a CDS encoding ABC transporter substrate-binding protein: MRRNLKRSAPLVAAFAALALLSACGSDDGGSGVSANEDGSTSITIATVGSDSGSQAFYAEKQGFFEDNGLDVTVKIVANVPELAAAVESGDAQFALTSPTSVASANAAGIGFQIVAGGAVYKEDNPGVWVMVPKGSDITDVKGLAGKSIAVNALNTMPHLSTLATLDDAGVDIDKINFVTLDFTQVGQAFESGQVDAATVTAPFNAQIEADGLGSVLTVPYDAVNDRQDFYNTIWFGQRSLVEENPELIEKFQAAIADTNAWANDEANEDERKQILQEYTNLTDESVATLQLLQFGDEATEEMLQPVIDVMSRFNVLPKPVEATDIIAQID; the protein is encoded by the coding sequence ATGCGCAGAAACCTCAAGCGATCAGCGCCGTTGGTCGCCGCTTTCGCAGCACTCGCCCTCCTGTCGGCCTGCGGTAGCGACGACGGCGGCTCGGGTGTGTCCGCCAACGAGGACGGCTCGACCAGCATCACCATCGCCACGGTCGGCTCGGACTCCGGGTCCCAAGCCTTCTACGCAGAGAAGCAGGGCTTCTTCGAGGACAACGGCCTGGACGTCACGGTCAAGATCGTCGCGAACGTGCCCGAGCTCGCTGCAGCGGTGGAGTCGGGTGACGCTCAGTTCGCGCTCACCTCGCCGACGTCGGTGGCCTCCGCGAATGCGGCCGGCATCGGGTTCCAGATCGTCGCCGGCGGCGCCGTCTACAAGGAGGACAACCCCGGCGTGTGGGTCATGGTGCCCAAGGGCAGTGACATCACCGACGTCAAGGGTCTTGCCGGCAAGTCGATCGCGGTCAACGCCCTCAACACGATGCCGCACCTCTCGACGCTGGCGACCCTCGACGATGCCGGTGTCGACATCGACAAGATCAACTTCGTCACGCTCGACTTCACGCAGGTCGGTCAGGCCTTCGAGAGCGGACAGGTGGACGCGGCGACCGTGACCGCGCCCTTCAACGCACAGATCGAGGCCGACGGTCTCGGATCGGTGCTGACGGTCCCCTACGACGCTGTCAACGATCGCCAGGACTTCTACAACACCATCTGGTTCGGACAGCGCAGCCTCGTGGAGGAGAACCCGGAGCTGATCGAGAAGTTCCAGGCGGCGATCGCCGACACCAACGCCTGGGCCAACGACGAGGCGAACGAGGACGAGCGCAAGCAGATCCTCCAGGAGTACACCAACCTCACGGACGAGAGCGTCGCGACCCTGCAGCTGCTCCAGTTCGGTGACGAGGCGACCGAGGAGATGCTCCAGCCGGTCATCGACGTCATGAGCCGCTTCAACGTGCTCCCCAAGCCGGTCGAGGCCACCGACATCATCGCCCAGATCGACTGA